One Ranitomeya imitator isolate aRanImi1 chromosome 1, aRanImi1.pri, whole genome shotgun sequence DNA window includes the following coding sequences:
- the LOC138660227 gene encoding uncharacterized protein codes for MSEDSFNVLLAAVEPFIKRQNTRMRAAVPVDERLAVTLRFLATGRSMQDMHYCAAISRSLLSVIIPETRNAIVSALHRTYMPFPETQDDWKQISHGFQQQWQFPNCGGALDGKHVRITQPLQSGSFFYNYKGYFSVILMALVNANHEFVSVDVGINGRVSDGGVLEHTNFGDRLKEHKLALPPNSDTTENMNFVFVGDEAFPLHPNLLKPFSQKTLTQEQSIFNYRLSRARRVVENAFGIMANRFRVFHTALNMKLSSIDSVVLACCVLHNFLCRRDASAYSPPQYVDSVDPANGDVTQGEWRLDEHRVSGLESLGSGRNSDDATICREKYCDFFNGPGAAPWQHLQQ; via the coding sequence ATGTCGGAGGATTCCTTTAATGTGCTACTTGCTGCTGTGGAACCTTTTATCAAGCGGCAAAATACCaggatgcgagctgctgtccctgtggatgagagactggctgtcacgctgcggttcctggcgactggcaggtctatgcaagatATGCATTACTGCGCAGCTATTTCTCGATCCCTgctcagcgtcatcatcccagagacacGTAATGCAATCGTCTCAGCTTTACACCGCACTTACATGCCTTTCCCAGAGACCCAGGATGATTGGAAACAGATTTCCCATGGATTTCAgcagcaatggcagttccctaattgcggtggggccttggatgggaaacatgtccgcatcacccaaccactaCAATCCGGGTCATTTTTCTACAATTACAAGGGTTATTTCAGCGTTATTCTGATGGCCCTCGTTAATGCAAACCATGAATTTGTAAGTGTGGATGTAGGGATCAATGGGAGAgtatctgatggcggagttttggagcacaccaattttggggaccgcttgaaagaaCACAAACTGGCCTTGCCACCCAACAGTGACACTactgaaaacatgaactttgtgtttgtcggagatgaggcgttcccactgcatcccaaccttctgaagcccttctcccagaaaacTCTGACTCAGGAGCAAagcatttttaattacagactttccagAGCTCGACGCGTTGTGGAGAATGCATTTGGtattatggcaaaccgatttcgggttttccacactgcactcaacatgaaactctcatctattgactctgtggtgcttgccTGTTGCGTTCTGCACAACTTTCTTTGCCGCCGTGATGCCagtgcatacagccctccacaatatgttgactctgttgaccctgcaaacggagatgtaacccagggTGAATGGCGTCTCGACGAGCACAGGGTTTCAGGCTTGGAAAGTCTTGGATCCGGAAGGAACTCTGATGATGCGACGATTTGCAGGGAGAagtactgtgactttttcaatgggccaggggctgcCCCATGGCAGCATCTCCAGCAGTAG